Proteins from one Neodiprion fabricii isolate iyNeoFabr1 chromosome 5, iyNeoFabr1.1, whole genome shotgun sequence genomic window:
- the LOC124182057 gene encoding 5'-AMP-activated protein kinase catalytic subunit alpha-2 isoform X1 produces MSGHSKMTDKIQSGQPQPIVKIGHYTLGPTLGVGTFGKVKIGEHALTKLKVAVKILNRQKIKSLDVVGKIRREIQNLKLFRHPHIIKLYQVISTPTDIFMIMEYVSGGELFDYIVKHGKLKEHEARRFFQQIISGVDYCHRHMIVHRDLKPENLLLDHNLHVKIADFGLSNMMTDGEFLRTSCGSPNYAAPEVISGKLYAGPEVDIWSCGVILYALLCGTLPFDDEHVPTLFRKIKTGIFPIPEYLNKSVVSLLCHMLQVDPMKRATIEDIKKHEWFQKELPTYLFPSPVEQDSSVIDTGAVSEVCEKFNVKDSEVHSALLSCDPHDQLAIAYHLIIDNKRIADEAAKAEYKDFYVASSPPPVAFSPSESNNSPLRPHPERIAPLRETKNSQGGASAQTQSGASGASRGTPVKRSKWHLGIRSQSKPNDIMNEVYRAMAALNFEWKIINAYSVRVRHKNKVTNKYSKMSLQLYQVDYKNYLLDFKSRSSEDTESVNEDSMNTQSQLTGHHTMEFFEMCAALITQLAR; encoded by the exons GGCATTCAAAAATGACTGATAAAATTCAGTCAGGTCAGCCTCAGCCCATCGTCAAGATAGGCCACTACACTCTCGGGCCAACACTGGGCGTGGGAACATTTGGGAAAGTTAAAA TCGGAGAACATGCGCTGACCAAGCTCAAGGTCGCTGTGAAGATCCTGAACcgtcaaaaaataaaaagtctcGATGTTGTTGGGAAGATACGAAGAGAGATTCAAAATCTCAAACTGTTTCGACATCCTCACATTATTAAACT aTATCAAGTAATAAGCACGCCAACGGATATCTTCATGATCATGGAATATGTATCTGGAGGGGAATTGTTTGATTATATAGTCAAGCATGGAAAGCTCAAGGAGCACGAAGCCCGAAGGTTTTTTCAGCAAATTATATCTGGTGTGGATTACTGCCACCGACACATGATTGTTCACCGTGATTTGAAGCCTGAAAATTTACTGCTAGATCATAATCTCCATGTTAAGATAGCAGATTTTG GCCTATCCAATATGATGACCGATGGAGAATTTTTAAGAACATCTTGTGGCTCTCCGAATTATGCGGCACCTGAAGTTATCTCAGGAAAATTATACGCAGGTCCGGAAGTCGATATTTGGTCCTGCGGAGTTATTCTTTATGCACTGCTTTGCGGCACATTACCTTTTGACGACGAGCATGTGCCAACTttgtttagaaaaattaaaa CTGGCATTTTTCCTATTCCGGAATATTTGAACAAATCTGTGGTCAGTCTGTTATGTCATATGCTGCAAGTTGATCCGATGAAAAGGGCTACCATAGAAGATATAAA AAAGCACGAGTGGTTCCAGAAAGAGTTGCCCACTTATCTATTTCCTTCGCCTGTCGAGCAAGACTCTTCCGTGATCGATACAGGGGCTGTTAGTGAGGTTTGCGAAAAGTTCAACGTCAAGGATAGTGAAGTACATTCTGCGTTACTGAGCTGCGACCCTCACGATCAATTGGCAATTGCTTATCAtctaataattgataataaaagGATCGCCGATGAAGCTGCGAAAGCGGAATACAAGGACTTTTACGTCGCCTCCAGTCCTCCACCAGTTGCCTTTAGTCCGAGCGAATCAAATAACAGTCCATTACGTCCTCATCCGGAGAGAATCGCTC catTGCGCGAAACCAAAAACTCTCAAGGTGGAGCTTCAGCGCAGACTCAAAGTGGAGCAAGTGGTGCGAGCCGTGGAACACCTGTGAAGCGATCCAAGTGGCATCTTGGTATTAGGTCTCAGTCAAAGCCTAACGATATTATGAATGAAGTGTATCGCGCTATGGCAGCTCTCAATTTT GAATGGAAAATTATCAATGCGTACAGTGTCCGAGTTAGACACAAGAACAAAGTGACTAATAAATACAGCAAGATGTCTTTGCAACTCTATCAAGtagattacaaaaattacttGCTTGATTTTAAATCGAGATCAAGCGAGGACACAGAAAGCGTCAATGAAG ATTCTATGAATACCCAGTCGCAACTAACGGGTCACCACACAATGGAATTCTTCGAAATGTGCGCAGCGTTAATAACGCAATTAGCTCGTTAA
- the LOC124182057 gene encoding 5'-AMP-activated protein kinase catalytic subunit alpha-2 isoform X2 yields the protein MTDKIQSGQPQPIVKIGHYTLGPTLGVGTFGKVKIGEHALTKLKVAVKILNRQKIKSLDVVGKIRREIQNLKLFRHPHIIKLYQVISTPTDIFMIMEYVSGGELFDYIVKHGKLKEHEARRFFQQIISGVDYCHRHMIVHRDLKPENLLLDHNLHVKIADFGLSNMMTDGEFLRTSCGSPNYAAPEVISGKLYAGPEVDIWSCGVILYALLCGTLPFDDEHVPTLFRKIKTGIFPIPEYLNKSVVSLLCHMLQVDPMKRATIEDIKKHEWFQKELPTYLFPSPVEQDSSVIDTGAVSEVCEKFNVKDSEVHSALLSCDPHDQLAIAYHLIIDNKRIADEAAKAEYKDFYVASSPPPVAFSPSESNNSPLRPHPERIAPLRETKNSQGGASAQTQSGASGASRGTPVKRSKWHLGIRSQSKPNDIMNEVYRAMAALNFEWKIINAYSVRVRHKNKVTNKYSKMSLQLYQVDYKNYLLDFKSRSSEDTESVNEDSMNTQSQLTGHHTMEFFEMCAALITQLAR from the exons ATGACTGATAAAATTCAGTCAGGTCAGCCTCAGCCCATCGTCAAGATAGGCCACTACACTCTCGGGCCAACACTGGGCGTGGGAACATTTGGGAAAGTTAAAA TCGGAGAACATGCGCTGACCAAGCTCAAGGTCGCTGTGAAGATCCTGAACcgtcaaaaaataaaaagtctcGATGTTGTTGGGAAGATACGAAGAGAGATTCAAAATCTCAAACTGTTTCGACATCCTCACATTATTAAACT aTATCAAGTAATAAGCACGCCAACGGATATCTTCATGATCATGGAATATGTATCTGGAGGGGAATTGTTTGATTATATAGTCAAGCATGGAAAGCTCAAGGAGCACGAAGCCCGAAGGTTTTTTCAGCAAATTATATCTGGTGTGGATTACTGCCACCGACACATGATTGTTCACCGTGATTTGAAGCCTGAAAATTTACTGCTAGATCATAATCTCCATGTTAAGATAGCAGATTTTG GCCTATCCAATATGATGACCGATGGAGAATTTTTAAGAACATCTTGTGGCTCTCCGAATTATGCGGCACCTGAAGTTATCTCAGGAAAATTATACGCAGGTCCGGAAGTCGATATTTGGTCCTGCGGAGTTATTCTTTATGCACTGCTTTGCGGCACATTACCTTTTGACGACGAGCATGTGCCAACTttgtttagaaaaattaaaa CTGGCATTTTTCCTATTCCGGAATATTTGAACAAATCTGTGGTCAGTCTGTTATGTCATATGCTGCAAGTTGATCCGATGAAAAGGGCTACCATAGAAGATATAAA AAAGCACGAGTGGTTCCAGAAAGAGTTGCCCACTTATCTATTTCCTTCGCCTGTCGAGCAAGACTCTTCCGTGATCGATACAGGGGCTGTTAGTGAGGTTTGCGAAAAGTTCAACGTCAAGGATAGTGAAGTACATTCTGCGTTACTGAGCTGCGACCCTCACGATCAATTGGCAATTGCTTATCAtctaataattgataataaaagGATCGCCGATGAAGCTGCGAAAGCGGAATACAAGGACTTTTACGTCGCCTCCAGTCCTCCACCAGTTGCCTTTAGTCCGAGCGAATCAAATAACAGTCCATTACGTCCTCATCCGGAGAGAATCGCTC catTGCGCGAAACCAAAAACTCTCAAGGTGGAGCTTCAGCGCAGACTCAAAGTGGAGCAAGTGGTGCGAGCCGTGGAACACCTGTGAAGCGATCCAAGTGGCATCTTGGTATTAGGTCTCAGTCAAAGCCTAACGATATTATGAATGAAGTGTATCGCGCTATGGCAGCTCTCAATTTT GAATGGAAAATTATCAATGCGTACAGTGTCCGAGTTAGACACAAGAACAAAGTGACTAATAAATACAGCAAGATGTCTTTGCAACTCTATCAAGtagattacaaaaattacttGCTTGATTTTAAATCGAGATCAAGCGAGGACACAGAAAGCGTCAATGAAG ATTCTATGAATACCCAGTCGCAACTAACGGGTCACCACACAATGGAATTCTTCGAAATGTGCGCAGCGTTAATAACGCAATTAGCTCGTTAA